A window of Eucalyptus grandis isolate ANBG69807.140 chromosome 4, ASM1654582v1, whole genome shotgun sequence genomic DNA:
GAGCCTGTAATGGTAAACGGCTAACTCGTATGTCGTAATTTAAACTGATTATTCATGTTAACTCGACATGTTTACACTTTCAAACGTGTTCATACACATTGCTACATACTTACATATAAAAGCCAATACCTAGTCATTAACTCACATATGGCATCAACATGTTTTACGGGTTATTTTGGGTTTTGAAAAATTACCACGGGTTGATAAACACGTCGTCATCATACAGGTCTAAGCAGATGTTCTTGTGGAGGAGGAACAGTGGACACCATCAAAATGATGTTATATTGGTGTACCATATTTGGAGCTTCCTTCAAATTAAACTCAGCTTGCTTTTCTTGACAccgtgaaacaaacaaaggAAATATAGGCAGGAAACAAGCAAAGTGGATGCATGCTAGGCAGAAGACACAATGTAGGGGAAGAGGGCAATGTGCACAAAGGCAAAGTATACAATAAACTTCTGAATGATGCAAATTCAACGATATACAAAAGTGCTTGTCAATTGGCATCCTAAATTGATACTCTAGGCAATGGCACTTTGAAAAAACGCGCACATCTCACATGTGCGGAGCGCTCCTATTCTCCCTACTGCCCACTAAAAAGAATATGCCTAGAGATAAGCATATGAGTGAAAACAAAGCCTACATTAATGAGAAAAAATGGTCAGAACTCTACCTTTTGTCTTCCCTTTCCCTAATTTATTCCACACTCCCTTGAAATTTCCTAGATGAATGTCATCAATGCTGCTTCCTATCAGCACTTATTGCGAAACATCTTATTCTCTACTTCAGTTCTTCTGTGATGGCCTCTTCCTAACAAGCCTTATAGGATCTGTCATACCTTCTCTTGTCAATAGGAAGAAAAACCTTCTTTAGCTGAATTCCTCTGCTCCTGTTTTATCAATGTACAACCAAAATTCTCTGCAACTACAACTCTGACTTaaaccaaaattgcaatttattGGCGCTGACCAATGTCGCCAAAAGATGCAGTTTCGTTGCACTTGTTATTCCAGTATTCTCCACATAGATGATCTGGGTCCAGAGCCTCGATAACCTGAGAAGGGTAGTAAAATATGaccaaaaatttacaaatcatTATCACAATGGTGCACGTGCCTCATATCCTCCTCCTGTTAAATCTAAAAAAAGGCATGGCTGATATACTCTATAAGAAGCCTATGCATTATTTAAGCTTCACAAGTGGGTGGCGTATCGGCAAAGCTGAGTGTACAGTGCACTGGTGGAGGTTGTTGtaggttttattttcttttccattagtTAGATGATGTTTCAATATATAcaatcctttttcccttttcaggagaaagatgaagaatgatTTGCAGTGTAAGCCTGTGTAAACAGGTGTTTCCAGCTACCCCGTGTTATGTTGGCCCAATTTTTTGAAAAGCTGTTGCTCTAACTATGATAGAATAAGCAGGTCCATAGGGCTCCATGCAGGGTTATGCCATCGATGAGTAGATTAGGTGCTGTAAATGTTGTCCACATTCATTTGACCATTTGAACTCAAACGCTTATGACTCTTTAGCATTGCCTTCCTTTTCATTATTATATTAACACAAAAGAAATTGCATAGTTAGTATATATTGTATAAGAAAATAGTATAGTTAACGAGTGCCCCCAAGGGATTGGTTAGAAGTCCTtgataagaaatatttttcaaagtattGATTCCAAATAACATGAGGTATGCAATGCATTTGAAACTGCAAACATTACTTTTTGCTTGATTAATAAGCATCCCAAGGGCAGTCAATATCCTAAAAGAGAAATGACTAATGATAGAAAGAGAATTAACACTCCAGCTGTCGCAGGTTAAACTTTGCCTATTTAAGTACCATTATATGAAGTCCCATAAATTACGGCCGTGCATGCAAAGTATGAGCATCTTCAGAAGTATGACTGGGGAAAAAATGTGACTTATTGCAGCCAAAAAGTAAGAGACCTCATGAAGCTTGGTGCAACCATAATGCTTATCCTCAAGCTACATGGTCTTATAATAATGGGTCAGGCATCACGTTCTGTCAAAGAAAATCCTAATTGGCAGATAAAGCCCAAGATACCAAATGTCAAGTGAATTACTTATGGAGTTGTATTGTTTGGAAATTCCTCTTAGATTGTCTTACCTGGATGATATTTGGGGAAAGAAACCCAAACATTTCAAGGCCATTGACCCTCTGCATGTGAAAAGGAGGAAGCTGTCCTTGCACCCCTAAGCTGCTCTGTCGAAGAATTTCTTGGTTTAGGCGTTGCACTACCAATTCCCAGCACTTCTCTGCTGAAGTATCAGCAAAGGTTACACTTGGACATTCTTCCAGGGTGACCTGAAATAtacagaaaaagaataagaatatgGACATTAAACTAAAAGGAATGCAAAATGCTTAGACCATGATATCAAATGCTTTGTATCAAGAAGATGCTATCTTCTAACTTTCAGCAGTGATCTAAGTAAACATGTGATTTGTCAAAATAGAATTGCAAGTTTCAATTCTAATGAAAAAGTTCCTTAAGCCCCACTTGAGGATGCCCAACAAAGTAATCCTTTCAATGTCATTCtagtaattcatttgatttccAATTAGAGCGACTTTAGTGAGATATCCTAAAAAACGGGCTATCAAGTGGAGAAAAAGCAAAACTACTTTCTTgcttcaaccaaaaaagaattctcatacattaaaaaaatattttgacagAAAATTTTCAGATGCTCATTAAAGAGCATTGCCATTAAGCAGGAAAAGGTCCGCAACACATCTTCTACTTATTATTTAGTACATATGGACAGCAGAATTTCCAACGGGTACATCTATGCTgtattttcaatcaattatcCCATACTGCAGATTGAGAGTAGGTAATTAACAAGTGTCAAAGGTAAAATTCTCCTTTCAAAAAGTTGAGGGAAAACAAACCTTAAAGATAGGGCCAAGTAGCCCTGCATCCACAACTTCTGATATATAGCCACAAATCTTTCCAGGGTTTAGCACACTGAAGAAATCAACCCGACTTTTGTATCCTGCAAAAAAGTCAACAATTAAGGGCTATTAAAAATAAGTCattgagccaaaaaaataaaaaataaaaatatagggTCATGTTTTCTTGGAATTTTTCACAGATATAGTGTACCTTCGGGGAAAATGGCCTGTTTTGAGCACCAACATTTTCCTGCAATAATGGAACCGAAATGAATGGGTTCAACACAAGCTGTAAACTCCTTAATGGGATAACTAGAGCGCTTCACTCTGGAACCATCCACAGGTTTACTGGTAAGCAAATTGCTGGAGAGAACAGCAGGATGTTGATTGGGAAACAAAAGATTAACCCCAAATAATTTGCAATCATCATGTGAGCTCGTATTCCAATTATTCATGGCAGACATAGGAAGATTGCCCTCAGAAATTGCACATGCTTCTAATGACTTGGAATCTCTAACAAGCTGCATATCCAATGATCTTTTGATTGCATGCGGGATGGTTTTTCTCTCCTCGCAACAAACCGATACACAAGTATCCTCCAAACTTCTGATACCCCCAGTGACTTCCAGAGTGTTGTTCTCTCCTTCATCAGGCTTAATGCCAATGTTCAAATCAATGCTGTAATTATATTTATCATCATTCCTCGAGAGAACTTTATTGTGGTTATCACTATCTTCACATTTAATGGGAGATGCTCTTAGGTTCAGAATATCTCGCTGGGACTCTGATAATACTACTTTCAAGGAACACAGTGAACTTTCATTAGGTTCGGAGCTCTTAATTCCACTTACATGCCTATCGATACCCAGACTAGCTCCAGTACCAGTAACAGAAACCCAGTCATCGTCTTTTCCTGCCCATTCTACCTTAGCATCTGATCCACCTTCCAAAGCTTCAGTTAACCTCTTAAGTTCATAGATGGTGTAGCGGAGAAGGACATACTTATCATCTCCTTCACAAGAGCATGAGAAATCTGCATGTCTGAGACACGCATATCGCTCAGGGGAGCACTTGCAGCTGATGGCAGATAAATGCAAGTCATAAAAGCATGTAAAACATTCTCTCTCATCATTCAAATCAAAGTCAGCCCccattttttgcaatttcacACAATTTGGAAGGGACTTTACTCGTTCTTCCTCCATCTCTGCTCTTGTCtgtgaaaagagaaaaacaagggAAACAGACAAGCACATGAGAATTGATCCAACTATAAGGATGCATCCACGCGTAAattgaagaatacaagattggaTAAAGTGTTGCAAAAAAGAAGAGGCTCTAAGTAGCCaatccaaaaagagagagtacCTTTATAGCTCTGGTAAGAACCCCTTCTTTCCCACAAACAGTGTTCCACTTCAAATTCATTGGAGTCTCCTTTAAGAGTGATTGTTCCCAAAGATCTTGCACAGCTGCCCTAGCTGCTCTAAACAGCAGTTTGTCATGAGATATTGATGTTTTCCTATGCTGTGTGCTATAAAGCTCCACTGCATTTTGTCCATGCCCTAACCAGTCAACGGGAGCTACATTCACTGCTTCTGCGCAGTTAAACCCACAATTAAACCCGGCATGGTAAGCTCTTGGAAAAGTAAGAACAAACTCCCCAGCTTGCTGGACGACACGATATACTGGTACCCCTTCATTCCTTAAAATGGATGGAGATAGCTGAGTGACCTGCATAAGCATAAACATCAGAACATACAATAAATGCTGTGAAAACCAGCTAAAAAATACTATACACCATCTGAAAAGTTAAATGCACTACTGATGTCAGTAGATGGAACGTAACACAAAATGAGCAAGACTATTTCAACGCTACCAAGTGCTTAAACAGATTcttagaagaaataaaaagataacAGCAAGAAATAACCTGTATGTTTTACTAGTGGCACATACAACCTATTAAACCGCTACAGTTGACAACAAAtcatatagaaaagaaaagaactactTGCCAATTCATTCAGTAAATCTGGTTGCTCTTCAAACAAATCTGGTAGATACATTTTCATAGTTTTCTCCAGCATGGAAGCACTGCTTCCAGGTACTCCATACCATACTTTTGCATCGCCAAAGTGGAGGTAGTTAAGAGAATAGAGGTGGTGGTCCTCTACATGCTGTTCGGTAAAAAATTGGGGAGAAAGAAATATCAATAACACCATCAGATAGCACAAACTGGAAAAAGTAAGCAATTATGCAGTAGTCATCTTTTAAAAAGAACAATTaaatgaaatgagaaacaaGAATTTACAAAGATCAGCCAGGATCAGCACAAGTAATAATCCGTCAATTCTGCATTCCCACCATTGAAATAGCAAATGCAGAATAAGGTCTTGAAAGAAGTATTTCATGGCTGTATCAGTCCATCTTAGATTATATGCTATAGGATTGTTCAATTGCTCAACAGAATGGTGAATCTCTGGTAAAATGAAGCCCTTCTCTTGAGAGACGTTCAGAAGTCCCAAAAGAAGTTCCTCTTTTTTATGAGCAAAGCAGCTTCTTAAGTTTCTCACCAAAAGATTGGCTGCACACTTCAATATCAAAATGATTTACATAGTGAAGCCAGGTATAATTGACAGAGAAAGCCTTATGAAAAAGTAATATGGCCATTGATGTACCAACAGAACAACTACCAACATCTTCCACTTAGCACAGTCAGCTACATGAATTCTCTTATGACTTTGTACTTTAATTAGTAAAAGAGTCTTCAACAAGATCCAAGGACAATATTCTTTGAAATTTCTGCCAATTTCTGGTCAACTATTCTATTAGCCTACAGTATCTTAAAGTCGAATCTTTCAATGTAGCCACTTAAAGTTGCTCGCAAGTTTAAATTTGGGTTCACATTTCCTCAAATAGATCCAAATCTGCAAAAATACCAATCAATATGGTACACGGTCATTTTATTTTCAGCAACAATCACTGACCAACCAGACTCCGCACTTCATCGAGTTCTAATTCCTAGAAACATTATTGCCCTGATTCAACATTTTATCAGTTTGTATATAAAAGTAAAGTCATGTTCATGCTTCAATTTCCTTGAAAAAACAGGAACCTTTGAAGGGGAGAATTATCCAATGAAAAGACTGACCAAATAAATTCAATGAACTCTGGGTGTAGATTCAATCATTACAGCATAGAAGAACATGGATGGCTTCACTAAATATACGAGAAATGGATCTTTCTGAGGCAGAAAAAACTCCACCTCCCTCTTCAATAGTAATAGTGTGGTAGCCACTAAAATAACATTTTTGTAATGCTTCCCTGTAGAGATCAGATATTTCATCACGTGCAAAATTATGCTAGTTCATGGCCGCGTAAATGTCTAAACCACTTCATAAAACAATTGCACTTTCCAAAATAGTTAAACAACGTGGCACACAGCGAATAACAAGCTGAAAACCAAAGAAGAACGAAAGAAGGAGTATATATACCActgatcaattgaagatctACAAATGTCTCCCTACACAAGATTCTTAGATGGGGCATCAGGACATACCCAACAAAATGATGAAAAGCACATTCCAACATAGAGCCACGGCACTAAAACCCCTGATATGTCACTTTCCTCAAAAGATAGTACTGAGCCTGACAAGCGAGGGAAGTTATTCAGGTTCCATCCTGACTTTACATACTGATCGGAGCTGCCTCCATTCCCGGTGGAAGCTGCTTTGGGAAATCCGCTTCCAAATGCACCTGCTTCTAAATCAGCCCCATAAAATATCTGTGGCACAATAAATGATAACACCAACATCAGTTTTTATCTCAAGAAAACCCATGATCAAGCCGTGAAAGGAAGTGATGAAAATCTCAATCCATACCTCAACTTCATCCGTTGGTTGCTCTACTATCCGCCAGTATTCACCCTCAATGTCCTCTACAGAGGGTTCCCATCTTTGGTTTGACTCAGTCAGTACATTAGTTCTTTGAACACTCTTAGCATCCTTAAATCCAAAATAACATTCTTTGAAGCCAGCAGCATGTTTTTCGAAATCTGCAAGAGTGAAATCAGGTCCAGTCTGGAAGCCAAACTTCTCGTCACAGTCTGAAGTAGAATTAGGTTTCAACTCAGAGTTGGCATTCGCTTTGCCAGTCCCTCTTCTGGAGtgcctcttcctcttcctctttcggcttcttttctttctcatggGCTCCCTATTTTGGAGCAAATCAATTTGCTGGATTCTAGTGGAGAATTTTGAATGCTCCCATACATCCTTCTCTTTAAGACGGCAGGGAGGAATCCAGGAAGCTGGTGGGACTATCCGGCATATGCCATATGATTCTGCTTGATGACGTATCTTTGATATGTATGCAAGTGTATCTTCAAATTCCTGATGATCATTTGTAAGTGTAAACAAAGTT
This region includes:
- the LOC104441241 gene encoding lysine-specific demethylase JMJ18 translates to MAKFESATESHPKEMSARWDPAEACRPIIDDAPVFYPTAEEFEDTLAYISKIRHQAESYGICRIVPPASWIPPCRLKEKDVWEHSKFSTRIQQIDLLQNREPMRKKRSRKRKRKRHSRRGTGKANANSELKPNSTSDCDEKFGFQTGPDFTLADFEKHAAGFKECYFGFKDAKSVQRTNVLTESNQRWEPSVEDIEGEYWRIVEQPTDEVEIFYGADLEAGAFGSGFPKAASTGNGGSSDQYVKSGWNLNNFPRLSGSVLSFEESDISGVLVPWLYVGMCFSSFCWHVEDHHLYSLNYLHFGDAKVWYGVPGSSASMLEKTMKMYLPDLFEEQPDLLNELVTQLSPSILRNEGVPVYRVVQQAGEFVLTFPRAYHAGFNCGFNCAEAVNVAPVDWLGHGQNAVELYSTQHRKTSISHDKLLFRAARAAVQDLWEQSLLKETPMNLKWNTVCGKEGVLTRAIKTRAEMEEERVKSLPNCVKLQKMGADFDLNDERECFTCFYDLHLSAISCKCSPERYACLRHADFSCSCEGDDKYVLLRYTIYELKRLTEALEGGSDAKVEWAGKDDDWVSVTGTGASLGIDRHVSGIKSSEPNESSLCSLKVVLSESQRDILNLRASPIKCEDSDNHNKVLSRNDDKYNYSIDLNIGIKPDEGENNTLEVTGGIRSLEDTCVSVCCEERKTIPHAIKRSLDMQLVRDSKSLEACAISEGNLPMSAMNNWNTSSHDDCKLFGVNLLFPNQHPAVLSSNLLTSKPVDGSRVKRSSYPIKEFTACVEPIHFGSIIAGKCWCSKQAIFPEGYKSRVDFFSVLNPGKICGYISEVVDAGLLGPIFKVTLEECPSVTFADTSAEKCWELVVQRLNQEILRQSSLGVQGQLPPFHMQRVNGLEMFGFLSPNIIQVIEALDPDHLCGEYWNNKCNETASFGDIGQRQ